Proteins encoded within one genomic window of Mauremys mutica isolate MM-2020 ecotype Southern chromosome 11, ASM2049712v1, whole genome shotgun sequence:
- the ST8SIA2 gene encoding alpha-2,8-sialyltransferase 8B isoform X1 has product MQLPCRSWALALLTLLVGFLIFVDISELEEEETGNSGGRGTIRSSVNSLHSKSNRAEVVINGSSSPAVVDRSNESIKHIKPASFRWRHNQTLSLKIRKQILKFLDAEKDISVLKGTLKPGDVIHYVFDRDSTMNVSQNLYELLPRTSPLKGKHFRTCAIVGNSGILLNSGCGREIDAHSFVIRCNLAPVQEYAWDVGMKTDLVTMNPSVIQRAFEDLVNETWREKLQQRLHSLNGSILWIPAFMAKGGKERVEWVNELILKHRINVRTAYPSLRLLHAVRGYWLTNKVHIKRPTTGLLMYTLATRFCNRIYLYGFWPFPRDQNQNPVKYHYYDSLKYGYTSQASPHTMPLEFKALKTLHQQGALKLTVGECGGAT; this is encoded by the exons GAATTCTGGAGGCAGAGGTACAATCAGATCATCTGTGAACAGCTTACATAGCAAATCTAATAG AGCCGAAGTAGTAATAAATGGCTCTTCATCTCCAGCTGTTGTTGACAGAAGTAATGAAAGCATTAAGCACATTAAACCAGCTTCATTCAGATGGAGACACAACCAGACACTCTCTTTGAAGATCAG GAAACAGATCTTGAAGTTCCTGGATGCGGAGAAGGACATCTCGGTGCTGAAGGGGACCCTGAAGCCCGGGGACGTCATCCACTACGTCTTTGACAGGGACAGCACCATGAACGTCTCCCAGAACCTCTATGAGCTGCTGCCAAGGACCTCGCCCCTGAAGGGCAAGCACTTCCGGACCTGCGCCATCGTGGGCAACTCGGGGATCCTGCTGAACAGTGGCTGCGGGAGAGAGATCGACGCTCACAGCTTCGTCATCAG GTGTAATCTGGCCCCTGTTCAGGAATATGCCTGGGACGTGGGGATGAAGACAGACCTTGTGACTATGAATCCCTCTGTCATCCAGCGTGCCTTCGAGGACCTGGTGAACGAGACCTGGCGGGAGAAGCTGCAGCAGCGCCTCCACAGCCTCAACGGCAGCATCCTCTGGATCCCCGCATTCATGGCCAAAGGGGGCAAGGAGCGCGTGGAGTGGGTCAATGAGCTCATCCTCAAGCACCGCATCAACGTCCGCACCGCCTACCCCTCGCTGCGCCTGCTGCACGCCGTCCGAGG gTACTGGCTAACAAACAAAGTGCACATAAAACGACCAACCACTGGCCTGCTCATGTACACCCTGGCCACCCGCTTCTGCAACAGGATCTATCTCTATGGCTTCTGGCCTTTTCCCCGGGATCAGAACCAGAACCCCGTCAAATACCACTACTATGACAGCCTGAAGTACGGCTACACCTCCCAGGCCAGCCCGCACACCATGCCCTTGGAGTTCAAAGCCCTAAAGACACTGCACCAGCAAGGAGCCTTGAAACTGACTGTCGGAGAGTGCGGTGGGGCCACGTAA
- the ST8SIA2 gene encoding alpha-2,8-sialyltransferase 8B isoform X2 produces the protein MWMELGSRNSGGRGTIRSSVNSLHSKSNRAEVVINGSSSPAVVDRSNESIKHIKPASFRWRHNQTLSLKIRKQILKFLDAEKDISVLKGTLKPGDVIHYVFDRDSTMNVSQNLYELLPRTSPLKGKHFRTCAIVGNSGILLNSGCGREIDAHSFVIRCNLAPVQEYAWDVGMKTDLVTMNPSVIQRAFEDLVNETWREKLQQRLHSLNGSILWIPAFMAKGGKERVEWVNELILKHRINVRTAYPSLRLLHAVRGYWLTNKVHIKRPTTGLLMYTLATRFCNRIYLYGFWPFPRDQNQNPVKYHYYDSLKYGYTSQASPHTMPLEFKALKTLHQQGALKLTVGECGGAT, from the exons ATGTGGATGGAATTGGGAAGCAG GAATTCTGGAGGCAGAGGTACAATCAGATCATCTGTGAACAGCTTACATAGCAAATCTAATAG AGCCGAAGTAGTAATAAATGGCTCTTCATCTCCAGCTGTTGTTGACAGAAGTAATGAAAGCATTAAGCACATTAAACCAGCTTCATTCAGATGGAGACACAACCAGACACTCTCTTTGAAGATCAG GAAACAGATCTTGAAGTTCCTGGATGCGGAGAAGGACATCTCGGTGCTGAAGGGGACCCTGAAGCCCGGGGACGTCATCCACTACGTCTTTGACAGGGACAGCACCATGAACGTCTCCCAGAACCTCTATGAGCTGCTGCCAAGGACCTCGCCCCTGAAGGGCAAGCACTTCCGGACCTGCGCCATCGTGGGCAACTCGGGGATCCTGCTGAACAGTGGCTGCGGGAGAGAGATCGACGCTCACAGCTTCGTCATCAG GTGTAATCTGGCCCCTGTTCAGGAATATGCCTGGGACGTGGGGATGAAGACAGACCTTGTGACTATGAATCCCTCTGTCATCCAGCGTGCCTTCGAGGACCTGGTGAACGAGACCTGGCGGGAGAAGCTGCAGCAGCGCCTCCACAGCCTCAACGGCAGCATCCTCTGGATCCCCGCATTCATGGCCAAAGGGGGCAAGGAGCGCGTGGAGTGGGTCAATGAGCTCATCCTCAAGCACCGCATCAACGTCCGCACCGCCTACCCCTCGCTGCGCCTGCTGCACGCCGTCCGAGG gTACTGGCTAACAAACAAAGTGCACATAAAACGACCAACCACTGGCCTGCTCATGTACACCCTGGCCACCCGCTTCTGCAACAGGATCTATCTCTATGGCTTCTGGCCTTTTCCCCGGGATCAGAACCAGAACCCCGTCAAATACCACTACTATGACAGCCTGAAGTACGGCTACACCTCCCAGGCCAGCCCGCACACCATGCCCTTGGAGTTCAAAGCCCTAAAGACACTGCACCAGCAAGGAGCCTTGAAACTGACTGTCGGAGAGTGCGGTGGGGCCACGTAA